A DNA window from Porites lutea chromosome 6, jaPorLute2.1, whole genome shotgun sequence contains the following coding sequences:
- the LOC140942108 gene encoding uncharacterized protein, with amino-acid sequence MAAGNYTVINFHSQNANKGKRGFRLHFSELPRNELCGSAVDNTLRSPVYVQSYPPNMNCVYNISLPHGKVQKLVFQIFDLAIDPECRFDYVNISDGNNFIGRYCGNLTGEVVFVSRDYLVLTFHSDGIFDPDKRGFEIFFTGDVHTPAPCPVGWILSLYGSCYKISSNELKRYKAQSACKDLGSSLVILNSLAKIQELIKRTNSQTWIGLKRDLVDNSSWQWVDWSRTLYSYWWSGEPNNYGGNEDCVVMNPHVGKWNDQTCWKSHSYVCEANACGSVVNSTILSSVGYPYYYPENMDCTWTWEIPKGKILKVTFALLDIEPWWDCW; translated from the exons ATGGCTGCCGGGAATTACACAGTCATTAATTTCCACTCGCAAAATGCTAACAAAGGAAAGCGTGGATTCAGATTGCATTTCAGTGAATTACCTCGAAATG AGCTATGTGGTTCAGCGGTGGATAATACACTGAGATCCCCTGTATATGTACAAAGTTATCCACCAAATATGAACTGCGTCTATAATATTTCACTTCCACATGGGAAGGTGCAAAAGCTTGTATTTCAGATATTTGACCTGGCAATTGATCCAGAATGCAG ATTCGACTACGTGAACATATCAGATGGTAATAATTTTATTGGACGATACTGCGGTAACTTAACTGGagaagttgtttttgtttcacgGGACTATCTGGTATTGACATTTCACTCAGATGGTATATTTGATCCTGACAAAAGAgggtttgaaatattttttacgGGAGATGTTCACACGCCTG CGCCTTGTCCGGTAGGCTGGATACTCAGCCTTTATGGTTCTTGCTACAAAATATCTTCCAACGAACTGAAGAGGTACAAAGCACAGTCCGCCTGTAAAGACCTAGGATCAAGCCTTGTTATACTGAATTCGTTGGCTAAAATACAAGAGCTCATCAAAAGAACAAACAGCCAGACGTGGATTGGCTTAAAGCGTGATCTCGTGGACAATTCAAGCTGGCAATGGGTTGACTGGTCTCGCACTTTGTATAGCTACTGGTGGAGTGGAGAGCCAAACAATTACGGAGGCAACGAAGATTGTGTTGTAATGAACCCTCACGTAGGAAAATGGAATGACCAAACGTGTTGGAAGTCTCATTCTTACGTTTGTGAAGCCAACG CATGCGGTTCAGTGGTAAACAGTACTATACTTTCAAGCGTAGGATATCCATACTACTATCCAGAAAACATGGACTGTACTTGGACTTGGGAAAttccaaaaggaaaaattttgaaagtgaCCTTTGCATTACTCGACATAGAACCTTGGTGGGATTGTTGGTAG